In Leopardus geoffroyi isolate Oge1 chromosome D1, O.geoffroyi_Oge1_pat1.0, whole genome shotgun sequence, a single window of DNA contains:
- the LOC123600848 gene encoding olfactory receptor 8D1, whose amino-acid sequence MVAGNHSTATKFVLVGLTQRPELQLPLFLLFLGIYIVTVVGNLGLILLITVSPWLHTPMYYFLSSLSFIDLCYSSVITPKMLVNFLGKKNMILYSECMAQLFFFVVFVVAEGYLLTVMAYDRYVAICSPLLYSVIMSSPVCSLLVLVAFILGFLSAMAHTSAMMKLSFCRSHIISHYFCDVLPLLNLSCSNTYLNEQLLFIIAGLNTLVPTLAVFISYAFIFHSILHIQSSGGRSKAFGTCSSHLMAVGIFFGSITFMYFKPPSSNSLEQEKVSSVFYTTVIPMLNPLIYSLRNKDVKKALRKVLVRK is encoded by the coding sequence ATGGTTGCAGGAAATCATTCCACGGCAACTAAGTTTGTGTTAGTGGGTTTAACACAGCGGCCAGAGCTCCagctgcctctcttcctcctgttcCTGGGAATCTATATAGTGACAGTGGTGGGGAACTTGGGCTTGATTCTCCTGATTACAGTAAGCCCTTGGCTTCACACCCCCATGTACTACTTCCTCAGCAGCTTGTCCTTCATCGATCTCTGCTATTCCTCTGTCATTACGCCCAAAATGCTGGTGAACTTCTTAGGGAAGAAGAATATGATCCTTTATTCTGAATGCATGGCACAGctgtttttctttgtagtttttgtAGTGGCTGAGGGTTACCTCCTGACTGTGATGGCATATGATCGCTACGTTGCTATCTGTAGCCCCCTGCTTTACAGTGTGATCATGTCCTCTCCGGTTTGCTCACTGCTGGTGCTGGTTGCCTTCATCCTGGGCTTTCTCTCTGCCATGGCCCATACAAGTGCCATGATGAAACTGTCTTTCTGCAGATCCCACATCATCAGCCATTACTTCTGTGATGTCCTTCCTCTCCTCAATCTCTCCTGCTCCAATACATACCTCAACGAGCAGCTGCTTTTTATCATTGCGGGACTTAACACCTTGGTGCCCACGCTAGCTGTCTTCATTTCCTACGCCTTCATCTTCCATAGCATCCTTCACATCCAATCCTCAGGGGGCCGGTCCAAAGCTTTTGGAACTTGCAGCTCTCATCTCATGGCTGTGGGGATCTTCTTTGGGTCAATCACATTCATGTATTTCAAGCCCCCTTCCAGTAACTCCCTGGAACAGGAGAAGGTGTCCTCAGTGTTTTACACGACAGTGATCCCCATGCTGAACCCTTTAATATACAGTCTGAGAAACAAGGATGTAAAGAAAGCATTGAGGAAGGTTTTGGTGAGGAAATGA
- the LOC123602217 gene encoding olfactory receptor 8D2-like — translation MATSNHSSMTEFILEGLTKHPELQLPLFLLFLGIYVVTVVGNLGMILLIAISSQLHSPMYYFLSHLSFIDLCYSSVITPKMLVNFISEKNIISFLACMTQLYFFLVFVIAEGYLLTAMAYDRYVAICSPLLYNIIMSHRVCSIMMAVVYSLGLFGATVHTTHMSVLSFCGSHVVRHYFCDILPLLTLSCSSTHINEILLFIIGGVNTLVPTLAVLISYAFILSSILHIHSAEGRSKAFGTCSSHLMAVGIFFGSITFMYFKPPSSNTMEQKKVSSVFYTMVIPMLNPMIYSLRNKDVKDALRKVVGGRWSC, via the coding sequence ATGGCTACTTCAAATCATTCCTCCATGACTGAGTTTATCCTTGAAGGGTTAACAAAACACCCAGAGCTTCAGTTGCCACTCTTTTTACTGTTCCTTGGAATATATGTGGTCACAGTGGTGGGGAACCTGGGCATGATCCTCTTAATTGCTATCAGTTCTCAACTTCACTCTCCaatgtattattttctcagtCATCTGTCATTCATTGATCTCTGCTACTCCTCAGTCATTACCCCAAAAATGCTGGTGAACTTCATATCTGAGAAGAACATTATCTCCTTTTTGGCATGCATGActcagctttatttcttccttgtttttgtaATTGCAGAAGGCTACCTTCTGACTGCCATGGCATATGACCGTTATGTAGCCATCTGTAGCCCACTGCTTTACAATATTATCATGTCCCACAGGGTCTGCTCCATAATGATGGCTGTGGTATATTCACTGGGTTTGTTTGGGGCTACAGTCCATACTACCCACATGTCAGTATTGTCCTTCTGTGGGTCTCATGTTGTTAGGCATTATTTTTGTGATATTCTCCCCTTGTTGACTCTCTCTTGCTCCAGCACCCACATCAATGAGATACTGCTGTTTATTATTGGAGGAGTTAATACCTTAGTACCTACACTGGCTGTACTCATCTCTTATGCTTTCATCCTTTCGAGCATCCTCCATATTCACTCTGCTGAGGGACGGTCCAAAGCCTTTGGCACCTGTAGCTCTCATCTCATGGCTGTGGGTATCTTTTTTGGATCTATCACATTCATGTATTTCAAACCCCCTTCTAGCAATACTATGGAACAGAAGAAGGTGTCCTCAGTGTTTTACACCATGGTGATCCCCATGCTGAATCCCATGatctacagcctgaggaacaaAGATGTGAAGGACGCACTGAGAAAGGTGGTTGGGGGAAGGTGGTCATGCTGA